The following are encoded together in the Hydrogenobacter sp. genome:
- the lptB gene encoding LPS export ABC transporter ATP-binding protein produces MLIAKGIKKRYKGREVLKGVDLRIDRGQIVGLLGPNGAGKTTLFNCLVGFISVDQGKILFDGKDITHTPAHLRAREGITFLPQEHTLFEDLTVLENLLIFLEFFEESRSLRYARAEELLADFGLYDIKDIKAKHISGGQKRRLEIARSLIPRPKYIFFDEPFAGIDPILVADIKLMIKDLKSQNIGVLITDHNVREAIKIVDKVYIISEGSIIAEGSPEEVVINKEVREVYLGSDFAL; encoded by the coding sequence ATGCTGATCGCCAAAGGTATTAAAAAGCGCTACAAAGGAAGAGAGGTTCTCAAAGGTGTAGATCTGCGGATAGATAGGGGGCAGATAGTAGGACTGCTAGGTCCAAACGGTGCCGGTAAAACTACCCTTTTTAACTGTCTTGTCGGTTTCATTTCTGTTGATCAGGGCAAGATCCTGTTTGATGGTAAGGATATAACCCACACGCCGGCGCATCTGAGAGCGAGGGAAGGTATTACCTTTCTGCCCCAAGAACATACCCTCTTTGAGGATCTTACCGTCCTTGAAAATCTTCTCATATTTCTTGAGTTCTTTGAGGAAAGTAGAAGTTTAAGGTATGCAAGAGCCGAAGAGCTTCTCGCGGACTTTGGACTTTACGATATAAAAGATATCAAAGCGAAACACATATCCGGAGGACAAAAGAGAAGGCTTGAGATAGCAAGATCACTGATACCAAGACCTAAGTATATATTCTTTGACGAACCCTTTGCAGGCATCGATCCCATACTCGTTGCAGATATAAAACTTATGATAAAAGATCTTAAGTCTCAAAACATAGGAGTGCTTATAACTGACCACAACGTGAGGGAAGCTATAAAGATAGTGGACAAGGTTTACATAATATCTGAAGGTAGTATAATCGCGGAGGGATCGCCTGAGGAAGTAGTGATCAATAAAGAGGTAAGGGAAGTATACTTAGGAAGTGACTTTGCTCTTTAG